The window GCGCCGCGCCTGCTGTATGGCTCGAAGAGGGGCCGGTCATCACCGGGCCGATTATCTCCCAAACGGGCATATCATCACCTCAGTTTTTTTATCTTGCTGCCTCGATTATCTTATATTATGGAGCCCTAATTGACAAACGAAATACCAGCCCGCACCGGGCAAACGCATGAAAAAGTCAGACTCCGCAGCCAGTGCCGCCGGGCAACATTATTTTTAGCGCTTTCACAACGTTCGCCGTAAATTACCTTAGGAATATTAAGAAAAGTGACGCGGTTTTCCTTCTGTAAATGTTCACTGCGGCCTATCACTGCCATGTGAAAGCGAAAAATGACGTCGCCCGGCGGCACTGGCTGCTAGATATCTGTCAAAAAATTTGACGCGTTTGTCCTCTCTGCCGACGGATTTTGATTATACTTTTGTTCACAAACTGATAATTCTCTAAATTTTCGCTGTTTTGTATCTTCTGAAAAAATTTACATACTGTCATAGCGGCGCAAATTAGTGTATAGTCTTTCGCATAATCGTTAGGGAGATGGAGAGATGCTTTTAAATCATCTGATAAATGTAAAGCGCTGGGTAATAAGGAGCATTGCGGGCGCGTATCTGCACAGCAGAGAGATACCTGGCGGCAGCTACGCGCAGGACAGCGACTTCCGGCAGAGCGTGAAGAAGCTGCCCTTTGTGCATATTCCGCCCGGCTCCGCCGCGAGGTACCGCTGCTGCGTATATAAAGAGCGCGCGATCGTCCGCCTGCGCGTCCTCGCCGGACTTGGTTTCAGCGTGGAAGCCGACGACGAGATGACCTCTCTGCTTGAGTACGCCGACCGGGCGCTCAAACGAAATCAGATCGAGGGACCGGCGCTCACGATCATAGATATCGCCTGCAAGGGCTGCGTCAACGCCCGTTATTATGTCACGGAGCTCTGCCAGGGCTGCCTCGCGCGTCCCTGTGAGAGCGTCTGCCCCTTCGGGGCCATCCACGTTGAGGACGGCCATTCGCGGATAGACAAGGTAAAATGCAAAAACTGCGGCCGCTGCAAAGATGTCTGCCCATACCACGCGATCGCTAAAATCGCCGTCCCCTGCGAGGAGAGCTGCCCCACGAACGCGATACAGAAGGACGAAAACGGCGTCGCCGCCATTGACCACACGAAATGTATCAGCTGCGGCTGCTGCGTCGCCGCCTGCCCCTTCGGCGCCGTGCTGGAACGCAGCCAGATCGTGGATATCGTGCGCGCCCTCGACAGCCGCAAACAGATATACGCGCTGGTAGCGCCCGCGATCGCCGGACAGTTCGAGGCGAGCTTCGGACAGCTTGTCACCGCGATAAGGGAGCTTGGCTTCTCCGACGTCGTCGAGGTGGCGCTCGGCGCCGACAAGACCGCCGTCGACGAGGCGGAGGAGCTGCGCGAGCGCATGGAACATAAACGCCCCTTCATGACGACCTCCTGCTGCCCCGCCTATATACAGGCGGCACGCCGCCACATGCCGGAGCTTACGCCGCATATATCGGACACGCCGACCCCCATGCACTTCACCGCCGAGATGATGAAGACGA of the Cloacibacillus sp. genome contains:
- a CDS encoding monomeric [FeFe] hydrogenase, encoding MLLNHLINVKRWVIRSIAGAYLHSREIPGGSYAQDSDFRQSVKKLPFVHIPPGSAARYRCCVYKERAIVRLRVLAGLGFSVEADDEMTSLLEYADRALKRNQIEGPALTIIDIACKGCVNARYYVTELCQGCLARPCESVCPFGAIHVEDGHSRIDKVKCKNCGRCKDVCPYHAIAKIAVPCEESCPTNAIQKDENGVAAIDHTKCISCGCCVAACPFGAVLERSQIVDIVRALDSRKQIYALVAPAIAGQFEASFGQLVTAIRELGFSDVVEVALGADKTAVDEAEELRERMEHKRPFMTTSCCPAYIQAARRHMPELTPHISDTPTPMHFTAEMMKTKNPRNINVFIGPCVAKRKEAMEDSCVDYVMTFEELEALFEAAGITPSKCEAAELKKNASAQGRGFVISGGVAAAVRRALGDDAGIRTACINGLSKAAMAQLKAYAKNGAPFDLIEVMTCPGGCISGAGVAMRDKKAKEGVEKFVKESEPLDIANE